The following proteins are encoded in a genomic region of Candidatus Eremiobacterota bacterium:
- a CDS encoding ubiquinol-cytochrome c reductase iron-sulfur subunit, with amino-acid sequence MANAVLALGGVIGLGLAIPLITSLVPPGDANADPWSPLTPDEVSQLKKATDKPLKVTFMLHESNGYFGAVDTEQFFWAIKTDEATMRKKRPQLFDGIEKVPYPVVNIGFVVFSPICPHLGCRYAWNDSLNRFSCPCHGSQYTNLGEHVAGPALRGLDPLPLRDFQGKVAVEWIEYKQNTPDHIILKVA; translated from the coding sequence ATGGCCAACGCGGTGCTCGCGCTCGGCGGGGTCATCGGCCTGGGGCTGGCGATCCCGCTGATCACCTCGCTGGTCCCTCCGGGGGACGCGAACGCGGACCCCTGGTCGCCGCTTACCCCCGACGAGGTGTCGCAGCTGAAGAAAGCGACCGACAAGCCGCTGAAGGTCACCTTCATGCTGCACGAGTCGAACGGCTACTTCGGCGCGGTCGACACCGAGCAGTTCTTTTGGGCGATCAAGACCGACGAGGCGACGATGCGCAAAAAGCGCCCGCAGCTCTTCGACGGGATCGAGAAGGTGCCGTATCCGGTGGTGAACATCGGGTTCGTCGTGTTCAGTCCGATCTGCCCCCATTTGGGCTGCAGGTACGCGTGGAACGACTCGCTGAACCGCTTCTCGTGCCCGTGCCACGGCTCGCAGTACACGAACCTCGGCGAGCACGTCGCGGGGCCCGCGCTGCGCGGGCTCGATCCGCTCCCGCTGCGCGACTTCCAAGGCAAAGTCGCGGTCGAGTGGATCGAGTACAAGCAGAACACGCCCGACCACATCATCCTGAAGGTCGCGTAG